In Aquimarina sp. TRL1, a single window of DNA contains:
- a CDS encoding L-threonylcarbamoyladenylate synthase: MADHKDEIEKTIAILKKGGIILYPTDTVWGLGCDATNAEAIDKLNRLKNRSEEKSLICLVSDFKMLGQYVEEVPEVAYDILKYATKATTIIYDKPLRVAENIIREDNTLGIRVVRDPFCGKLIRKFKRPIVSTSANISNQPTPKHLKEISQEILEGVDYVVNLPLPNKNAKPSSIIKIGSDSTVKIIRK; encoded by the coding sequence ATGGCAGATCATAAAGATGAAATAGAAAAAACAATAGCTATTCTAAAAAAAGGAGGAATTATTCTATATCCAACGGACACTGTGTGGGGATTGGGATGTGATGCTACAAATGCAGAAGCTATTGACAAACTGAACCGATTAAAAAATCGTTCTGAAGAAAAATCCCTTATTTGTCTGGTCAGTGATTTTAAGATGCTGGGACAGTACGTAGAAGAAGTTCCAGAAGTCGCATATGACATCCTTAAATATGCTACCAAAGCAACCACCATTATCTATGATAAACCACTACGGGTAGCTGAGAACATTATAAGAGAAGACAACACCCTGGGAATTAGAGTTGTTAGAGATCCTTTTTGCGGTAAATTAATTCGCAAATTCAAAAGGCCCATTGTCTCTACTTCGGCAAATATCAGTAATCAACCAACCCCCAAACATCTAAAAGAAATTAGTCAAGAGATTTTGGAAGGCGTAGACTATGTCGTAAATTTGCCCTTACCAAATAAAAATGCAAAACCTTCTTCTATTATTAAGATAGGAAGTGATAGCACGGTAAAAATTATCAGGAAGTAA
- a CDS encoding CCA tRNA nucleotidyltransferase: protein MSEIKNYKEALTLPIFSIISKAAANLNVECYVIGGFVRDYLLQRGIVKDIDIVAVGSGIELAKEVSRLLPDKPKVQVFKTYGTAMLRTEAIEIEFVGARKESYQRHSRNPIVEDGTLEDDQNRRDFNINTLALNLSEKHFGNLLDPFGGLDDLTTKTIQTPLDPDITYSDDPLRMMRAIRFASQLNFNIEEKSLAAITKNKDRIKIITKERIVEELNKILLCNVPSYGFKLLEKTGLLEYILPEITALKGIDEVEGQRHKDNFYHSLEVVDNICQHTDDLWLRWAALLHDIGKAPTKKFHKKIGWTFHGHEFVGSKMVYKLFKRLKMPLNDKMKFVQKMVLMSSRPIVIASDVTDSAVRRLVFDAGDHIEQLMTLCEADITTKNPKRFKKYHNNFKIVRHKIEEVEERDRIRNFQPPVSGEEIMNTFDIKPSKEIGIIKEAIKEAILEGEIPNEHQAAFDLMLKKGEELGLVVAEGKRK, encoded by the coding sequence ATGTCGGAAATTAAGAATTATAAAGAAGCATTAACGCTACCTATTTTTAGTATTATTTCAAAAGCAGCAGCGAATCTAAATGTAGAATGTTATGTCATAGGAGGTTTTGTCAGAGATTATTTATTACAAAGAGGCATTGTAAAAGATATTGACATCGTTGCTGTAGGGAGTGGCATTGAGCTTGCCAAAGAAGTGTCCCGACTCTTACCTGACAAGCCAAAAGTTCAGGTTTTTAAAACATACGGAACAGCTATGTTAAGAACAGAAGCTATCGAGATTGAATTTGTTGGTGCTCGAAAAGAATCTTATCAGAGGCATAGTCGCAATCCTATTGTAGAAGATGGAACGCTGGAAGATGATCAAAACCGTAGAGATTTCAACATTAATACACTGGCATTAAACCTCTCAGAAAAGCATTTTGGCAATTTACTGGATCCTTTTGGAGGGTTAGATGATCTAACGACTAAAACAATTCAAACGCCTTTGGATCCCGACATCACCTATTCTGATGATCCATTGCGAATGATGAGAGCAATCCGATTTGCCTCTCAGCTCAATTTTAATATAGAAGAAAAGTCATTAGCAGCTATTACAAAAAACAAGGATCGGATAAAAATAATCACCAAAGAAAGAATCGTCGAAGAATTGAACAAAATATTACTTTGTAATGTACCTTCATACGGATTCAAATTATTGGAAAAAACGGGGCTTCTGGAATATATTCTTCCCGAAATAACAGCACTCAAAGGGATCGATGAGGTAGAAGGTCAGCGTCATAAAGACAATTTCTATCATAGCCTAGAGGTAGTTGATAACATCTGTCAACATACTGATGACTTATGGCTCAGATGGGCTGCCCTATTACACGACATTGGTAAAGCTCCAACTAAAAAGTTTCACAAAAAAATCGGATGGACCTTCCACGGACATGAGTTCGTAGGTTCCAAAATGGTCTATAAACTTTTCAAACGATTAAAAATGCCATTAAACGACAAAATGAAATTTGTTCAAAAAATGGTATTAATGAGCTCCAGACCAATCGTTATTGCATCTGATGTGACCGATTCTGCCGTAAGGAGATTGGTTTTTGATGCCGGAGATCATATCGAACAATTAATGACCTTATGTGAAGCAGATATTACTACTAAAAACCCAAAACGATTTAAGAAATATCACAACAATTTTAAAATTGTCAGACATAAAATAGAAGAAGTAGAAGAAAGAGATCGTATTCGGAATTTTCAACCCCCCGTTAGTGGAGAAGAAATTATGAACACCTTCGATATCAAACCTTCTAAAGAAATTGGAATTATTAAGGAGGCTATCAAAGAAGCTATTCTGGAAGGGGAAATCCCTAATGAACATCAAGCTGCTTTTGACCTAATGTTAAAGAAAGGAGAAGAACTGGGATTAGTTGTCGCTGAAGGCAAACGCAAATAA